The sequence GACATGAAGAAGTTCGGTCCAGATGCGCACCTCGGCTCGGTGGTCGCGCACTGGGGCGTGTATTACAACGCGGCTATTCAGCAGGTGCTGGATGGCAAGTGGAAGAACGACCCGGTGTGGTGGGGCATTCCGCAGAAGGCGGTCAATCTTGAAGACCTGAACACGTCGGTGATTTCGGCTGACGCGCAGAAGCAGGTCGAGGCGAAGCGTGAGGATCTGGCCGGCGGCAAGTGGGACGTGTTCACGGGCCCGATCAAGGATCAGTCCGGCGCAGTGAAGGTGCCGGCTGGCAAGACGCTGACCGATCCGGAACTGCAACGCCTGAACTGGTATGTGGAAGGCGTGGACGGCTCACTGCCGAAGTAATTCGGCTTTCACGGTCATCGCGGGCGACGGGGTCGCGAATGACCGGGCTCGCCGTCGACCGGGGCGCGATCAAGTAACACCCCACGGGGTAACCATCGACCAGGCGGCGGTTTCAGCAACCGCTGCTTTAAGGCGCTGCGTCCATTACGGACGCAGCTTTTTTTTGCTTCGAATTTTGTGCTGAACGAGTTTCAGGCGAAGCGCTAGTCGATGCGCAGGCCGACCTTGATGGTTACCTGCCAGTAGGCGACCTTGTCATTTTCGATCTGGCCCCGCGTTTCTGTGACCTCGAACCAGTGCAGATTGCGCAGCGTCTTCGACGCTTTTGTAATCGCGGTGCTGATTGCGTCGTCGATCGATTTGGTCGATGAGCCGGTCAGTTCGATTTGTTTGTAGACGTGTTCTGACATGAACTTCCTCCTTTGACCTCCGTTGGTGTGAAAAAAGTATAGGCAATGGATTGCCGCTGACGTTGCCTGTATGAGCGGGTCATGTCACCCATCGCGTGCCCGATATGCCACGGCGAGGCGGGGCCGTTATGATGTCCGCGCAATCAATCTGAAACCTGACGAGGCTTGAACGTGGAAATTGGTTTTTGCGGTCCCGGTCTCATGGGCGCGCCGATGATCCGGCATCTGCTGCGCGCGGGGCATACCGTGCATGTCTGGAATCGTACGCGGGCCAAGGCGGAAGCCTTGCTGGCGGACGGCGCCCAGGTGGTCGATACGCCGCGCGAACTGGCCTCGCGGTGCGAGGCGGTGCTGCTGTGCGTCGCGGATGCGGCGGCGGTTGAAGAAACGGTGTTCGGTGCAGATGGGCTACTGAGCGGGGATGTCACGGCGACGCGACGCGTGCGCTGGATCATCGATCACTCCAGTATCCCGCCGGCAGCGACGAGAGCGCTCGCGCGGCGTGCGGCGACGGTCGCTGGCGCGACGGCCGTAAGCGCGGCCGCCGATGAGGCCCAAGGTGGGCGAGAGCGGGAGCCTGAGGGCGAGGGCGCCACAAGCGTCGGCTGGATCGACGCGCCCGTATCCGGCGGCGTAGCGGGCGCGATGGCGGGCACGCTGGCGATCATGGCGGGCGGCGCCGCGGCGGACGTCGAAGCGGTCACGCCGCTCCTCGGTGCGTATTCAGCCCGCGTCACGCATATGGGCGACGTTGGTGCGGGGCAGACCACCAAGCTCTGCAATCAGACCATTGTCACCGCGACCCTTGCGGCGATCGCCGAGGCGGTGAGCCTCGCGCAACGCAGCGGCATCGACGCCGCCAAACTCACGGAAGGCCTCGCCGGTGGCTGGGCCGATTCGGTTCTGCTGCAGATTTTCGTGCCGCGCATGACGCAAAGCGGCCTCGCACCGATCGGCGCGTTCCGCACGTTCCAGAAGGACATCGACACGGTGGCCGCGACGGCGTACGAGACGGGCACACCAATGCCGGTTTCGTCGACAGTTCAGCAACTGCTGCGTCTCGGCGCGGCGATGGGGTTGGGTGAGGCCGATCTGTCGGCCTTCATCGACGTTTTGCAGACGCCGCGTGGCGGCTAGAAGGCACGCGGGAGGCGCGAACGTCACGAGAGCGCCACGTGAAAGCGGCGTCAAAACACGCGAACACGGCGCTCGCGTGGGTCGAATTCTCGATAATCTGCTAGAATATTGGGTTGTTCGCCGATATCACATTTAAGGACGCGCCGTGCTGTCTACCGCCAATATCACCATGCAATTCGGGCCAAAGCCCCTCTTCGAGAACATCTCGGTCAAATTCGGGGGAGGGAACCGCTATGGCCTGATTGGTGCGAATGGCTGCGGCAAGTCCACCTTCATGAAGATCCTGGGTAGCGATCTGGAACCGAGCTCCGGCAACGTGATGCTCGAACCGAACATCCGCCTCGGCAAGCTGCGCCAGGACCAGTTCGCGTACGAAGACGTACGCGTGCTCGACGTCGTGATGATGGGTCACGCCGAAATGTGGGCCGCGATGACCGAGCGCGACGCGATCTACGCGAACCCCGACGCGACTGACGACGACTACATGCACGCCGCCGAACTCGAAGCGAAGTTTGCCGAATACGACGGCTACACCGCCGAAGCGCGCGCGGGCGAGCTGCTGCTCGGCATCGGCATCGCGATCGAAGATCACAACGGCCCGATGAGCAACGTCGCACCGGGCTGGAAACTGCGCGTGCTGCTCGCACAGGCGCTGTTCTCGAAGCCGGACGTCCTGCTGCTGGACGAACCGACCAACAACCTGGACATCAACTCGATCCGTTGGCTGGAAGACGTGCTCAACCAGTACAACTCGACGATGATCATCATCTCGCACGATCGTCACTTTTTGAACCAGGTCTGCACGCACATGGCCGACATGGACTTCGGCACGCTGAAGGTCTATCCGGGCAACTACGACGACTACATGCTGGCCAGCACGCAGGCGCGCGAGCGTCAGCAGAACGCCAACGCCAAGGCCAAGGAACGGGTCGCCGACCTGCAGGACTTCGTGCGCCGCTTCTCGGCGAACAAGTCGAAGGCGCGTCAGGCTACCAGCCGTCTGAAGATGATCGACAAGATCAAGATCGAGGAATTCAAGCCGTCGTCGCGGCAGAACCCGTTCATCCGCTTCGAGTACGAGAAGAAGCTGCATAACATCGCCGTGGTGGCGGAGAAGATCTCGAAGAAGTACGAGCGCGCGATCTTCAACGATTTCAGCATTAGCGTGCAGCCGGGCGAGCGTATCGCGATCATCGGCGAGAACGGCGCGGGTAAGACCACGCTGCTGCGCTCGCTGCTTGGCAAGCTGACGCTGGACCACGGTACGGTGAAGTGGGCTGAAAACGCAAACATCGGTTACATGCCACAGGATACGTATGAAGAGTTCCCTGACGACGTCACGCTGATGGACTGGATCGATGGCTACCGCCAGGAAGGTGACGATGAGCAGATGGTGCGCGGCACGCTCGGCCGTCTTCTGTTCAATGCCGACGACATCCGCAAGTCGGTCAAGGTGCTCTCCGGTGGCGAAAAGGGCCGCATGATCTGGGGCAAGCTGATGCTGGGCCGCCACAACGTGATGCTGATGGACGAGCCGACCAACCACATGGACATGGAATCGATCGAATCGCTGCAGATCGCGCTCGACAAGTACGACGGCACGCTGATTTTCGTGTCGCACGACCGTGAGTTCGTGAGCGGTCTTGCGAACCGGATCATCGAAGTGAAGACCAACGGCACGTTGAACGACTTTGGCGGCAACTATGAAGAGTTCCTGACAAGCCAGGGCGTGCAGTAAGCGTTCCTCGCTTCACGGCTTCACGGCGTCGCGTCAAGCAAAGCCCGCTTCTTCGAAGCGGGCTTTTTTCATGGTGCGCGTCTTGTGCTCCGGTTTCGGTTTGTCCGAACGTCGCAGGCTCACGGACCAAGAGGCCTGCGGACCCGTAAGCGTCGCAAGGGAAGAACCATCAATCTCACCATGAAGTGACCAACGTCAACCAACCAGACGCAAAACCAGAACGACAAGCCGGCTCATTGACCCAACGCAACGCGAGCCGCTCCCGACGACCGATTATCACCGCTTCGATAGTCCACCCATCGGGTCGTCAATGCTCACCTCTCACTCTTTCCCACCGCTCGTCATCCGCGGCCGCTCGCTGCTTCCGATCGTACAAGGCGGCATGGGCGTCGGCATCTCGGCCCACCGGCTGGCAGGCAGCGTCGCCCGTGAGGGCGCACTCGGCACCATCGCCAGCATCGACCTGCGCCATCATCATCAGGATCTGATCGAACGCTGTCGGCACTCCCCGGATCGGGCCACGCTCGAACAGGCGAACCTCACCGCGCTGGCCCGTGAAATCCACGCCGCCAAGGCACTCAGCGAGGGCCGCGGCATGATCGCGGTCAACGTGATGAAGGCCGTCAACGCGCAAGCCGATTACGTGCGCGTCGCCTGCGAAAACCGCGCCGATGCGATCGTCATGGGCGCGGGCTTGCCGCTCGATTTGCCGGACATGACCCAGGGCCACGACATCGCGCTGATTCCGATCCTGTCGGATAGCCGCGGCGTCGCACTGGTGCTGAAGAAGTGGATGAAGAAGGGCCGTTTGCCCGACGCCGTTGTGATCGAACATCCGGCCCATGCAGGCGGCCATCTTGGCGTGACCAACCTCGCGGACATGCAAGACCCGCGCTTCGATTTCCTGCGCGTACTAGAGGAGCTCGATGCGGTATTCACGTCGCTCGGATTGAGTCGCAAGGACGTGCCCTTGATCGTCGCGGGCGGCATCAATAGTCACGAAGCAGTCCGCGAGTTGCTGAGCGCGGGTGCCAGCGGCGTACAGCTCGGCACACCGTTCGCCGTCACCGAAGAAGGCGACGCGCATCCGAACTTCAAACGCGTGCTGGCCGAAGCGACGCCCGACGACATCGTCGAATTCGTCAGCGTCACGGGGCTGCCGGCTCGCGCCGTGAAAACGCCGTGGCTGATGCGCTATCTGCGCCACGAAACGAAAATTCGCGAGAAGATCGGGGCGCTCAAACACGCCTGTCCGACCGCGCTCGAATGCCTTAGCGTCTGTGGCTGGCGCGACGGCGTCGAGAAGTTCGGCCACTTCTGCATCGACACGCGGCTCGCCGCGGCATTGCGCGGCGACGTGGCCAATGGCCTGTTCTTTCGCGGCCGCGAAGCCTTGCCGTTCGGCACGGCCATTCGCAGCGTCCACGACCTGATCGAACTGCTGCTGACCGGGGCGACGCGACCCGCTGTCGCAGGGCGCTGGGCGTTCTCGCTTGGTTGATACGGGTCAACGTGAAGCCTCACGAGACCTTCGACAATCCCCGCACGCAAACAACACTCGGGGAAGCACATGAAGCACTCACTCAGGAACAGAATCAAGGCCACCGCCGTCGCGTCGTGCCTGCTAGGCGCTGGCGCGCTGGCTTCGCAGGCGCAAGCTCAGGTTGCCGGCGACGACCCGATGAGCGGCATTCACGCCGGCGACGTACTGGTGCGTCTGCGCGCCATCAGCATCATGCCGGACGTGAAAACCAACCAGTCGCTGTCGGCGCTCAACGTGGGCGTCAACAACGCCATCGTGCCGGAGCTGGATCTGACGTACATGATCCGCGATTACCTCGGCGTCGAGCTGATTCTCGGCACGTCGCGCCATCAGCTGACATCGAGCCTCGGCAACCTTGGTGGCGTGAACGTGTTACCGCCCACACTGCTGCTGCAATATCACTTCAACCATGCGGGGCGTATCCGTCCGTACGTCGGTGCGGGTCTGAACTACACGTTGTTCTATAACAACGGCTTGAACGCAGGTGGTCAGCCGATTTCGATCACTAACCACAGCTTTGGCCCCGCCTTGCAGGCAGGTGTGGATGTGCAGGTGACCAAGTCGCTGTTCGTCAACGCGGACATCAAGAAGATCTGGATGCACACCGACGCAACGCTCGGCGGTCAGTCGCTCGGCCGGTTGAATATCGATCCGCTGGTGGTCGGTTTGGGCGTCGGTATGCGGTTCTGATTGCCGCGCTGTAGAAGCCGCGCTTGTCATGCAAAAACGCCGGAATCTCCGGCGTTTTTTTTGCAATCACCATCCCAATCGGGCGACGGGTCCTCGAGCAGTCGGGTCGATGCGGGAGACCGTGGCGCGAGGCGGCTACAGTTTGTCGTTCTTGAAGCGCATCGCAGTGCCGTCCTGCTCGATGCGTACCCACACGGCGCGCTTTTCCTCGTCGCTGAGGAACACCCAGTTGGACACCTCGGTGGCGGTGCGGCCGCAGCCTTTGCAGACCTCGTCAAAAAGCGTGGAACAGACGCCGATGCACGGGCTGTCGGGAAGATCGTGGAGATTCGAAGCCATCGGAAACCTTGGGGCAGGGAAGCGGAGTTGCGCTATGTTAACCGATGCGGCGATCGTGGCCCGGCGTCGCGCTCGCCGTGGCACAGATGCATGCACGGTTGGCCGTATCCACTGCCACCTTCGTCCCGCAACAGCGAGACGCTCGGACGATGCTTACAAAACCACTTCACTAACACTGCGCGCGCTCGTCAGCGACGTACCCGCGGTGAGACCGCCGCAACTTGACAACGAGATGACACCGAGGCTGCCACTGGTGTTTTTTACGGGTAGACACGCGCCGATAACCCGCTAAAATTGCGCCCATTTTGTAGCGGCACGGCTTACGCTGTACCGTTTGCGCGACAGCCTGGCATTTTTTTTGGTGCGCGCAATAATTAATGGTAGTTTTCGGTTTTTCAGGGGAGCCGCGTGCGGTATGCCGCGGCGTGGGCGAAGACGGTCGGCTTGGGCCGGCCAGGATCGGAGAACGGGATGAAAAGACGGGTAGTGGGGCAAGTGGCAGCGCTGATCTTGTGCGCGACACCGTGGTTGACGGCCGCTGCGAAAGATACGCAGCTGAACGTGTATAACTGGTCCGATTACATCGCTAAGGACACGATTCCGAACTTCACCAAGCAGACGGGCGTCCAGGTCAAGTACGACAACTACGACAGCGACGACACGCTGCAAGCCAAGCTCCTGACCGGTAATTCCGGTTACGACATCGTCGTGCCGACCAGCAATTACGCCGGCAAGCAGATCGCAGCGGGCATCTTCGCGCCGCTCGACAAATCGAAGCTGCCGAACCTGAAGTATCTCGATCCCTCGCTGATGGCCCTCGTGGCCGGCGCCGATCCGGGCAACAAGTACACGGTGCCTTGGGCATACGGCACGACCGGCCTCGGTTACAACGTCACCAAGGTCCAGCAGATCCTCGGTAAGAACGTGCCGCTCGACAACTGGGACATCCTCTTCAAGCCGGAAAACATCTCGAAGCTGAAAGCGTGCGGCGTGTCCGTGCTCGACGCGCCGGACCAGATGTTTGCCGCCGCGCTTCACTACATCGGCAAGGATCCGATGAGCACGAACCCGGCCGACTATCGCGCCGCGCTCGAGATGATGAAGAAGATCCGCCCGTACATCACGCAGTTCAACTCGTCGGGCTATATCAACGATCTGGTCGGCGGCGACGTGTGCTTCGCGTACGGCTGGTCGGGCGACGTCGTGATCGCCAAGCATCGCGCGGTCGAGGCGAAGAAGCCGTTCAAGGTCGAGTACTACATTCCGAAGGGCGGTGCGCCGGTGTGGTTCGACGTGATGGCGATTCCGAAAGACGCGAAGAACAAGGAAGCCGCGCTCGAGTGGATCAACTACATCGAAACGCCGCAGGTTCACGCCGCGATCACCAACGCCGTCTACTATCCGAGCGCCAACCTCGAAGCGCGCAAGTATGTGGACAAGGACGTGGCGAACGACCCGGCCGTGTACCCGCCGCCTGACGTCATCAAGACGCTGTTCCTGTTGAAGCCGCTGCCGCCGGAAATCCAGCGGCTGCAAACGCGACTGTGGACTGAATTCAAGTCCGGCCGCTGACCTGCGGCCTGAGTGAACGGGTAAGTATCATCATGAAGCCCTCGGTGTCCACCGGGGGCTTTGTTCGTCAAACGCCGGAGTAAAGCATTGTGATGAGTAGTGACCAGTCGAGCGCGCTGGCAGGGGCCGCCGCGCCGTTCCCGAGCCTGAACGCCGCAGCGGGCGACGCCGCAGAGAATTTCGTTCAGATCGTCGACATCGTGAAGAAGTTTGGCGAGACCGCGGCGGTCAAAGGGGTCAACCTGTCGGTCAAAAAGGGCGAGCTGTTCGCGCTGCTCGGCAGTTCGGGCTGTGGCAAGTCGACCTTGTTGCGCATGCTGGCCGGCCTCGAATCGATCACGTCGGGCAAGATCCTGATCGACGGCGAGGACCTCGCGCAATTGCCGCCTTATCGCCGACCGGTCAACATGATGTTCCAGTCGTACGCCCTGTTTCCGCACATGACGGTCGAGGCCAACGTCGCCTTCGGCCTGAAGCAGGAAGGCGTGCCGAAATCCGAACTGAAAGACCGCGTGCAGAACGCGCTCGATCTCGTGCAGATGGGCCGCTTTGCGAAGCGCAAGCCGCATCAGCTCTCCGGCGGTCAGCAGCAGCGTGTGGCGCTCGCGCGCTCGCTCGTCAAGCGGCCGAAACTGCTGTTGCTTGACGAGCCGATGTCCGCGCTCGACAAGCAGATCCGTCAGCGCACGCAGATCGAACTGGTCAACATTCTCGACAAGGTCGGCGTGACTTGCATGATGGTGACGCACGACCAGGAAGAGGCCATGACGATGGCGGACCGTCTTGCCGTGATGAGTGAAGGCGAGATCATCCAGCTCGGCACGCCGCATGAAGTGTATGAGTATCCGAATTGCCGCTTTTCGGCCGAGTTCATCGGCTCGACCAATCTGTTCGACGGCAATGTTGTCGAAGATGAACCCGATCACGTGTTCATCGAAACGCCCGACCTGCCGGTCCGTCTCTACGTGAGCCACGGCATCACGGGGCCGCTCGGCATGCCGGTGACGATCTCGGTGCGGCCCGAGCGCATCGCGCTCACGCGCAAGCCGCCTGAAGGCGCGAACAACTGGGGCAAGGGCGTGGTGACGAACGTCGCCTACATGGGCGGTTATTCGCTGTATCACGTGAAGCTCGACGCCGGTAAAACGGTGATCGCCAACGTGACGAGTCTGGCCTTGACGGAGATCGACCCGCCCACCTGGGGCGACGAAGTGTATGTGCGCTGGAGCGCGTCGGCCGGTGTGGTGCTGACGTCATGAAGCGCTCGATGAGTTCTCTGGCGTCGTGGCCGGTGCGCCGTTTCAACCTGACCGGCCGCACCGCGGTGGTGGCCGGGCCGTTCATCTGGCTGCTGCTGTTCTTCCTCGTGCCGTTCCTGCTGGTCGTGAAGATCAGCTTTGCCGATTTGCAGCTTGGCATTCCGCCCTATACGGAACTCACCACGTACACCGATGGTGTGATTCACGTCGCGCTGGACCTGTCGCACTATGCGTTTCTGCTGACCGACAGCCTGTATTTCGCGACCTATGTGAATTCGGTGGTGGTCGCGGCGATTTCCACGTTGCTGTGTTTGCTGATTGGTTATCCGATGGCGTACTACATTGCGCGATCGAATCCGGCGAGCCGCAATCTGTTGATGATGGCGGTGATGCTGCCGTTCTGGACGTCGTTTCTGATTCGCGTGTATGCATGGATCGGCATCCTGAAGAATAACGGCTTGCTGAATAACTTTCTGATGTCGACCGGGCTGATCCATACGCCGATCGAGCTGTATCACACGAACACAGCGGTTTATATCGGCATGGTGTATTCGTACCTGCCGTTCCTCGTCATGCCGCTGTATGCGCATCTGGTGAAGATGGACATG comes from Burkholderia sp. GAS332 and encodes:
- a CDS encoding 2-hydroxy-3-oxopropionate reductase, encoding MEIGFCGPGLMGAPMIRHLLRAGHTVHVWNRTRAKAEALLADGAQVVDTPRELASRCEAVLLCVADAAAVEETVFGADGLLSGDVTATRRVRWIIDHSSIPPAATRALARRAATVAGATAVSAAADEAQGGREREPEGEGATSVGWIDAPVSGGVAGAMAGTLAIMAGGAAADVEAVTPLLGAYSARVTHMGDVGAGQTTKLCNQTIVTATLAAIAEAVSLAQRSGIDAAKLTEGLAGGWADSVLLQIFVPRMTQSGLAPIGAFRTFQKDIDTVAATAYETGTPMPVSSTVQQLLRLGAAMGLGEADLSAFIDVLQTPRGG
- a CDS encoding ATPase components of ABC transporters with duplicated ATPase domains; its protein translation is MLSTANITMQFGPKPLFENISVKFGGGNRYGLIGANGCGKSTFMKILGSDLEPSSGNVMLEPNIRLGKLRQDQFAYEDVRVLDVVMMGHAEMWAAMTERDAIYANPDATDDDYMHAAELEAKFAEYDGYTAEARAGELLLGIGIAIEDHNGPMSNVAPGWKLRVLLAQALFSKPDVLLLDEPTNNLDINSIRWLEDVLNQYNSTMIIISHDRHFLNQVCTHMADMDFGTLKVYPGNYDDYMLASTQARERQQNANAKAKERVADLQDFVRRFSANKSKARQATSRLKMIDKIKIEEFKPSSRQNPFIRFEYEKKLHNIAVVAEKISKKYERAIFNDFSISVQPGERIAIIGENGAGKTTLLRSLLGKLTLDHGTVKWAENANIGYMPQDTYEEFPDDVTLMDWIDGYRQEGDDEQMVRGTLGRLLFNADDIRKSVKVLSGGEKGRMIWGKLMLGRHNVMLMDEPTNHMDMESIESLQIALDKYDGTLIFVSHDREFVSGLANRIIEVKTNGTLNDFGGNYEEFLTSQGVQ
- a CDS encoding nitronate monooxygenase, translated to MLTSHSFPPLVIRGRSLLPIVQGGMGVGISAHRLAGSVAREGALGTIASIDLRHHHQDLIERCRHSPDRATLEQANLTALAREIHAAKALSEGRGMIAVNVMKAVNAQADYVRVACENRADAIVMGAGLPLDLPDMTQGHDIALIPILSDSRGVALVLKKWMKKGRLPDAVVIEHPAHAGGHLGVTNLADMQDPRFDFLRVLEELDAVFTSLGLSRKDVPLIVAGGINSHEAVRELLSAGASGVQLGTPFAVTEEGDAHPNFKRVLAEATPDDIVEFVSVTGLPARAVKTPWLMRYLRHETKIREKIGALKHACPTALECLSVCGWRDGVEKFGHFCIDTRLAAALRGDVANGLFFRGREALPFGTAIRSVHDLIELLLTGATRPAVAGRWAFSLG
- a CDS encoding outer membrane protein, producing the protein MKHSLRNRIKATAVASCLLGAGALASQAQAQVAGDDPMSGIHAGDVLVRLRAISIMPDVKTNQSLSALNVGVNNAIVPELDLTYMIRDYLGVELILGTSRHQLTSSLGNLGGVNVLPPTLLLQYHFNHAGRIRPYVGAGLNYTLFYNNGLNAGGQPISITNHSFGPALQAGVDVQVTKSLFVNADIKKIWMHTDATLGGQSLGRLNIDPLVVGLGVGMRF
- a CDS encoding putrescine transport system substrate-binding protein gives rise to the protein MKRRVVGQVAALILCATPWLTAAAKDTQLNVYNWSDYIAKDTIPNFTKQTGVQVKYDNYDSDDTLQAKLLTGNSGYDIVVPTSNYAGKQIAAGIFAPLDKSKLPNLKYLDPSLMALVAGADPGNKYTVPWAYGTTGLGYNVTKVQQILGKNVPLDNWDILFKPENISKLKACGVSVLDAPDQMFAAALHYIGKDPMSTNPADYRAALEMMKKIRPYITQFNSSGYINDLVGGDVCFAYGWSGDVVIAKHRAVEAKKPFKVEYYIPKGGAPVWFDVMAIPKDAKNKEAALEWINYIETPQVHAAITNAVYYPSANLEARKYVDKDVANDPAVYPPPDVIKTLFLLKPLPPEIQRLQTRLWTEFKSGR
- a CDS encoding putrescine transport system ATP-binding protein codes for the protein MSSDQSSALAGAAAPFPSLNAAAGDAAENFVQIVDIVKKFGETAAVKGVNLSVKKGELFALLGSSGCGKSTLLRMLAGLESITSGKILIDGEDLAQLPPYRRPVNMMFQSYALFPHMTVEANVAFGLKQEGVPKSELKDRVQNALDLVQMGRFAKRKPHQLSGGQQQRVALARSLVKRPKLLLLDEPMSALDKQIRQRTQIELVNILDKVGVTCMMVTHDQEEAMTMADRLAVMSEGEIIQLGTPHEVYEYPNCRFSAEFIGSTNLFDGNVVEDEPDHVFIETPDLPVRLYVSHGITGPLGMPVTISVRPERIALTRKPPEGANNWGKGVVTNVAYMGGYSLYHVKLDAGKTVIANVTSLALTEIDPPTWGDEVYVRWSASAGVVLTS
- a CDS encoding putrescine transport system permease protein; its protein translation is MKRSMSSLASWPVRRFNLTGRTAVVAGPFIWLLLFFLVPFLLVVKISFADLQLGIPPYTELTTYTDGVIHVALDLSHYAFLLTDSLYFATYVNSVVVAAISTLLCLLIGYPMAYYIARSNPASRNLLMMAVMLPFWTSFLIRVYAWIGILKNNGLLNNFLMSTGLIHTPIELYHTNTAVYIGMVYSYLPFLVMPLYAHLVKMDMTLLEAAYDLGAKPWRAFWQITLPLSKNGIIAGCLLVFIPAVGEYVIPELLGGANTLMIGRVMWNEFFDNADWPMASAVTCAMVLLLLVPMAFFQYAQAKAMEERR